The genomic window GGACGGACAGCTCCTCGTTGGAAAGGTCCGCGCCGGGCAGCTCGAGACTCTCGGCGGAGTCGTCGTAGTCGACGTCGGCGGCGGTCGTCGACTTCTCGTTTCGACGAGCCTTGAGCTCCTCGATGCTGTCCTCGTTGATGTCGTCGTCGGTCTTGCGTGGGGTGTCGTAGTCCGTCGCCATGTTCGCTCTCCCCCTCTGGGTGTGTGCGGTATCTCCAGCGCACGTAACGCATGAGGGGCCGGTCTTGTGCCCGACCCGAGGCCGAGATTGTGCCTTACTTCAAGCCCTGTTACTCAATCGACACTCAGCGGCGAGCCCGGCCGGGCGGTCGGGGGCGCCTTCCCGGGGCTTGCGGACAGTGGCCACCGGCGGCCGACGGGCACTCACTGCCGAATACGGATGGTGATGGTACGCCTCGAAAACCCCGTGCGCCAGACCGGCTTGACCCAGGTGGGGCCGTACTTTCCGGCCGATCGCACGGGAGTGCGATCCACCGATTCCAACTACCCAGTGCAATGATCAACCCCGATCGTCTGATCACTCAGAGAGATCATCCGAACGAGTGCGGACCACTGATGTGACGTTGGTCACGGGGGAGAATTTTTTGGCCAAAAGCGCCGCAAACCGCCCACCGTCCGAGCGCCCCGGTACGACCCAATCCCGGGCTTCGGGTCTTTCCGTCCGCCCACGATCGGCCCCCGCAGAGCCGTGGCCCGCGTCCGCGCCACCGTGGGCGCGGACGCGGGCCACGGGCCGCCCCGACTCCGC from Kitasatospora sp. NBC_01250 includes these protein-coding regions:
- a CDS encoding DUF4193 domain-containing protein; the protein is MATDYDTPRKTDDDINEDSIEELKARRNEKSTTAADVDYDDSAESLELPGADLSNEELSVRVLPRQADEFTCMSCFLVHHRSQLAGEKNGQAYCRDCS